The following proteins are co-located in the Maridesulfovibrio sp. genome:
- a CDS encoding ABC transporter ATP-binding protein, translating into MSSHQDFTRPECQKATGFEGCAPLISLKGITKRFGKVVANNKISLDLYPGRIKALLGENGAGKSTLMSMLAGRFRPDEGYIEVDGKRVEFSNSKDAIKAGVGMVYQHFMLVDTMTVAQNVLLGQEGGFFVNPKEMEARVRKLAEDYELEIDPSAKVSTLSMGEKQRVEILKLLYRESRVLIFDEPTAVLTPREAFRLFEALWAMTRQGKSVVFISHKLEEVMAIADEVAILRRGNIDAEVPRDKITSKADLACRMVGKEIILEVDKEEVEVGEKVLEVKNMTGIGLRDINLDVRKGEVVAIVGVAGNGQQELVEGVCGMRKPPKDTIFIMGKPWRKFFAEMTWNNSMSYIPEDRLDLATARNLDLVDNLLLTTRQGFSAGPLLQHDKAAKVAEELVEEYDVRPGRIRALAWQLSGGNLQKMVLARELYRQPHLIVAEQPTQGLDISATEEVWNRLLEARKMAGVLLVTGDLGEALQLADRVAVMYCGQIMDEFSVNDKEKVDSIGLLMAGVRE; encoded by the coding sequence ATGAGTTCACATCAGGATTTCACCCGTCCCGAATGCCAGAAGGCTACCGGTTTTGAAGGTTGTGCTCCGCTTATCTCTTTGAAGGGCATTACCAAGCGCTTCGGTAAGGTTGTCGCTAACAATAAAATTTCCCTTGATCTCTATCCCGGCCGCATCAAGGCTCTGCTCGGTGAGAACGGAGCGGGTAAGAGTACTCTCATGTCCATGCTTGCCGGACGTTTCCGCCCCGATGAAGGGTATATTGAAGTTGATGGCAAGCGTGTTGAATTCTCCAACTCCAAGGATGCCATTAAAGCCGGGGTGGGTATGGTTTACCAGCATTTTATGCTGGTCGATACCATGACCGTAGCCCAGAATGTGCTGCTTGGTCAGGAAGGCGGATTTTTCGTCAACCCCAAGGAGATGGAAGCAAGGGTGCGTAAGCTTGCAGAAGATTATGAGCTTGAGATCGATCCTTCCGCCAAAGTTTCAACCCTGTCTATGGGTGAGAAGCAGCGTGTTGAAATTCTCAAGCTGCTTTACCGTGAGAGCAGGGTGCTGATTTTTGATGAACCAACTGCAGTTCTCACCCCCCGCGAAGCTTTCCGTCTTTTCGAAGCTCTCTGGGCCATGACCCGTCAGGGTAAGTCAGTGGTTTTCATCAGCCATAAGCTTGAAGAGGTTATGGCCATTGCCGATGAGGTCGCTATTCTGCGCCGCGGTAATATTGATGCCGAAGTTCCCCGCGACAAGATTACTTCAAAGGCTGATCTGGCCTGCCGTATGGTCGGTAAGGAAATCATCCTTGAAGTGGACAAGGAAGAGGTCGAGGTCGGCGAGAAGGTTCTGGAAGTTAAGAATATGACCGGAATCGGACTGCGAGATATCAATCTTGATGTGCGCAAGGGTGAAGTTGTTGCCATTGTCGGTGTTGCCGGTAACGGACAGCAGGAGCTTGTGGAGGGTGTCTGCGGCATGCGCAAGCCTCCCAAGGATACAATTTTCATTATGGGCAAGCCGTGGCGTAAGTTCTTTGCTGAAATGACTTGGAATAATTCCATGTCCTACATTCCTGAAGACCGTCTGGACCTTGCAACTGCCCGTAACCTTGATCTTGTGGACAACCTGCTTTTGACAACCCGTCAGGGATTTTCCGCAGGTCCGTTGCTGCAGCATGATAAAGCTGCCAAGGTAGCTGAAGAGCTGGTCGAGGAATATGATGTCCGTCCCGGACGTATTCGCGCTCTGGCATGGCAGCTTTCAGGCGGTAACCTGCAGAAGATGGTACTGGCTCGTGAGCTTTACCGACAGCCGCACCTGATTGTTGCAGAACAGCCCACACAGGGGCTGGATATATCTGCTACCGAGGAGGTCTGGAATAGACTGCTGGAGGCCCGCAAAATGGCCGGTGTCCTGCTTGTTACCGGAGACCTTGGCGAAGCATTGCAGCTGGCTGACCGTGTCGCGGTTATGTATTGCGGTCAGATCATGGACGAATTTTCGGTCAATGATAAAGAGAAAGTAGACAGCATCGGCCTGCTTATGGCAGGAGTTCGCGAGTAG
- a CDS encoding cytochrome c3 family protein, translating into MKTNFLYVGAAVVFAVLVIVYSTATSNLSEEIASISGDKKVEIVSEELVVRFPVNLEFKRPEVLNQVRFTPVKFSHFDHQDVNCAKCHHTWDGKSQIKSCAAAGCHDNLKQKAAPHSYFKAFHTLQSDISCRGCHVKMNKEGKTDLATAPCANNACHPKRERAHN; encoded by the coding sequence ATGAAGACTAATTTTCTGTATGTTGGAGCGGCTGTTGTTTTTGCCGTTCTCGTAATTGTGTACTCAACTGCTACCAGCAATCTCAGTGAGGAGATTGCAAGTATCTCCGGTGACAAGAAGGTTGAAATTGTCTCCGAAGAGCTGGTTGTAAGGTTTCCCGTAAATCTCGAATTCAAACGTCCTGAAGTGCTGAATCAGGTCCGGTTTACTCCGGTTAAGTTCTCTCACTTTGACCACCAGGATGTTAACTGTGCTAAGTGTCACCACACTTGGGACGGCAAGTCTCAGATCAAAAGCTGTGCTGCTGCCGGTTGTCATGACAATCTGAAGCAGAAGGCTGCACCTCACTCTTACTTCAAGGCATTCCATACCCTTCAGAGTGACATCAGCTGTCGTGGTTGCCATGTGAAGATGAACAAGGAAGGCAAGACTGATCTTGCTACTGCTCCTTGTGCGAACAACGCATGTCACCCCAAGCGCGAAAGAGCACACAACTAG
- a CDS encoding TetR/AcrR family transcriptional regulator, producing MTKKSEGSESRHCAEDLLNAGLKLLETESIQQLTIDALCRKLKVTKGSFYHHFKNRSDFLERMLEHWVEGWTLASIEAADEGVDAAARFNLIVEKAHKLPSGAETSIRAWALHDQLAQKYIAQVDSMRIEYLRSIFEEVSGDTERATLLSKISYSMFLGVRMMGANISEEDHSRILKTMKKELYKIPVK from the coding sequence ATGACAAAGAAATCGGAAGGGAGTGAATCCCGGCATTGCGCTGAGGATTTACTTAATGCCGGATTAAAACTGCTTGAAACTGAAAGTATTCAGCAGCTGACCATCGATGCCCTGTGCAGGAAGCTAAAGGTGACGAAGGGCTCCTTTTATCATCATTTCAAGAATCGCTCAGATTTTTTGGAAAGGATGCTTGAGCATTGGGTGGAGGGCTGGACGCTTGCCAGTATCGAAGCAGCCGACGAGGGTGTTGATGCTGCTGCTCGCTTTAATTTGATTGTCGAGAAAGCCCACAAGCTGCCCTCTGGGGCTGAGACCAGTATCAGGGCGTGGGCTTTACATGATCAACTTGCGCAGAAGTATATTGCGCAAGTTGACAGTATGCGAATCGAATATTTGCGATCTATTTTTGAAGAGGTCAGTGGGGACACTGAACGCGCAACCCTGCTTTCTAAAATTAGTTACTCCATGTTTTTAGGAGTTCGGATGATGGGGGCGAATATATCGGAAGAAGATCATAGCCGTATTCTCAAAACAATGAAGAAGGAGTTGTACAAAATTCCTGTGAAATAA
- a CDS encoding pyridoxamine 5'-phosphate oxidase family protein, with the protein MQSDILWNEVEELFANVAHASLGTVDADGFPRISPIGSVSFTGEGKGYYFEKFPKTMRENIERDPRMTLMVAQPGAGFWIKSLWKGRFPSQPALRLFCRTGVRRKATQNEIDNFLGKVSMYRFFKGHDLLWKDMNMVREFEVLRIEGLEAGRMNP; encoded by the coding sequence ATGCAGTCAGATATTTTATGGAATGAAGTTGAAGAGTTATTTGCTAATGTTGCGCATGCCTCACTCGGCACTGTGGATGCTGATGGTTTTCCTCGCATTTCTCCTATTGGTTCAGTTTCTTTTACTGGGGAAGGCAAGGGATATTACTTCGAAAAATTTCCCAAAACAATGCGTGAAAATATTGAACGAGATCCGCGCATGACACTTATGGTTGCCCAGCCGGGAGCGGGGTTCTGGATAAAATCATTGTGGAAAGGGCGTTTTCCGTCTCAACCAGCCCTTCGGCTGTTTTGCAGGACAGGCGTAAGGAGAAAAGCAACGCAGAATGAGATCGACAATTTTCTAGGCAAAGTAAGTATGTACCGTTTTTTTAAAGGACATGATTTGCTGTGGAAGGATATGAATATGGTTCGTGAGTTCGAGGTGTTGCGTATTGAAGGTCTTGAAGCAGGGAGGATGAATCCATGA
- a CDS encoding DUF2867 domain-containing protein, with amino-acid sequence MSKSAAIVNSIPQIHKFCGDADHVYSVGFDSRREMEDFLIRLMSYKPGWLTFLYKVRGVLARIMGLKHDEFMDHGLEVSDYDFNRGGQVDFFNSVDFEADRFWLGAAEDKHLIGYIGVVSDHVESGLHRYHVFTIVHYKHWTGPVYFNLIRPFSHLVVYFMGRHAAK; translated from the coding sequence ATGAGTAAGTCAGCAGCAATTGTAAATTCAATTCCCCAGATACATAAATTTTGCGGTGATGCAGATCATGTCTACAGTGTGGGCTTTGACAGTCGTCGTGAGATGGAAGATTTCCTGATCCGTTTAATGTCTTACAAACCGGGATGGCTTACTTTCCTGTACAAAGTCAGAGGCGTTCTGGCCCGAATTATGGGGCTGAAACATGATGAGTTTATGGATCACGGTCTTGAAGTCTCTGATTACGATTTCAACCGTGGCGGGCAGGTGGATTTCTTTAATTCGGTTGACTTTGAAGCTGACAGGTTTTGGCTCGGAGCAGCCGAGGATAAACATCTTATCGGATATATCGGCGTAGTCTCAGATCATGTTGAAAGCGGTTTGCATCGGTACCATGTATTTACAATCGTACACTATAAACATTGGACAGGTCCGGTTTATTTCAATCTGATCAGGCCGTTCAGTCACTTGGTGGTTTATTTCATGGGTAGGCACGCTGCAAAATAA
- a CDS encoding amidohydrolase family protein produces the protein MYYDVHTHAFHPKIADKVIQQLHDHYGITAVGNGHPEDLLNRATRAGLDRVIIHTAATAPDQVIPANNWSIELAKSDERIVTFGTMHPDYADPEKEFERLERNGIKGLKFHPDFQGFFMDDRKFYRIMEMAQDRFICMFHIGDRLPPEKNPSCPLKLKKLLQNFPRLKAIGAHMGGLYHWEMVAEELAGMDVYFDTSSCLPFMDKKVLYKIIERHPRERILFGSDYPLFDPQDSMKELQHALKLKDSELEQHMSAVEELLA, from the coding sequence ATGTACTACGACGTTCATACCCATGCATTCCACCCTAAAATTGCCGACAAGGTAATCCAGCAACTCCACGACCACTACGGCATCACCGCAGTAGGTAACGGCCATCCTGAAGACCTGCTTAACCGCGCAACCCGTGCGGGGCTGGACAGGGTCATCATCCATACAGCGGCAACAGCCCCGGATCAGGTCATTCCCGCTAACAACTGGTCCATTGAGCTGGCAAAATCAGACGAACGCATTGTAACCTTCGGAACTATGCACCCTGATTACGCCGACCCGGAAAAGGAATTTGAAAGGCTCGAAAGAAACGGCATCAAGGGACTGAAATTCCATCCTGACTTTCAGGGATTCTTTATGGATGACCGCAAATTCTACCGCATCATGGAAATGGCGCAGGACCGTTTTATATGCATGTTCCATATCGGGGACAGGCTGCCGCCGGAAAAAAACCCATCCTGCCCGCTCAAGCTGAAGAAACTGCTTCAGAACTTTCCCCGCCTGAAAGCCATCGGCGCACACATGGGTGGTCTGTACCATTGGGAAATGGTTGCTGAAGAACTAGCCGGAATGGATGTTTATTTCGACACCTCAAGTTGCCTGCCCTTCATGGATAAAAAAGTTCTTTATAAGATTATCGAAAGACACCCGCGTGAAAGAATTCTGTTTGGCAGCGACTATCCGCTCTTTGACCCGCAGGATTCAATGAAAGAATTACAGCACGCGCTCAAACTAAAAGACAGCGAACTGGAACAACATATGAGTGCCGTAGAAGAATTACTCGCATAA
- a CDS encoding thioesterase family protein: MNTEFPTPHSWLAHSVSYGETDAMGVVYYAEYLHFFERSRSLFIRERGMSYAEVEERGIYLPVREANCRYRIPAQYDDQLDIQVGISEWKRASIKFTYNIYKDERSTLIATGFTEHACVNKDGRPVRVPEWLREIF, translated from the coding sequence ATGAACACCGAATTCCCAACCCCGCATTCATGGCTGGCTCATAGTGTTTCTTATGGTGAGACCGATGCCATGGGTGTGGTTTATTATGCAGAATATTTGCACTTTTTTGAGCGCTCCCGTTCGCTTTTTATCCGTGAACGGGGCATGAGCTATGCCGAAGTTGAAGAGCGCGGCATTTATCTGCCCGTACGCGAGGCCAATTGCCGTTACCGCATCCCGGCGCAATACGATGACCAGCTTGATATTCAGGTAGGCATCAGTGAATGGAAACGCGCTTCTATCAAGTTCACCTACAACATCTACAAAGATGAACGCTCAACGCTCATCGCAACCGGATTCACCGAGCACGCCTGCGTAAATAAAGACGGCAGGCCGGTCCGTGTACCCGAGTGGCTACGCGAAATTTTCTAA
- a CDS encoding cofactor-independent phosphoglycerate mutase, with translation MKLLFLIADGMGGWPIEELGNKTTLAAANTPNMDMLAGKGLIGTCRTVPKGMAPGSDVANMSLLGFDPATYHTGRGPIEAAAQGLQLNPDDLVWRMNLVNLSEFDENGTMYDYSAGHIGTDKSVPLVEKLQAELGNDEFTFYPGIQYRHLLVHKGGAKKMEAGLNIRPPHDLTDKPIDEDVREFAKSPLMDKLVRDALEVLADNGTKAVSIWPWGQGRPLILPPFEEKFGMKGAVISAVDLIKGLGNASGMEVIDVEGATGLVDTNYEGKVEAALKFLEHGDFVYVHLEGPDESGHMGSVEDKIKSIERFDSHIVAPLLEKYPLDKANYVITCDHFTPIETRTHDETPVPFIMTSPRLIPSGEKSFTEETADRAGIIIPDGHDFMQWVLNKTR, from the coding sequence ATGAAACTTCTTTTTCTCATTGCTGACGGGATGGGCGGCTGGCCCATTGAAGAACTCGGAAACAAGACCACCCTTGCGGCCGCTAATACTCCAAACATGGATATGCTGGCCGGGAAAGGCTTAATCGGCACTTGCCGGACCGTGCCCAAGGGTATGGCTCCCGGTTCCGATGTTGCCAATATGTCTTTACTGGGCTTCGACCCCGCCACCTACCACACTGGACGCGGTCCTATCGAGGCAGCAGCTCAAGGCCTTCAGCTTAACCCGGATGATTTAGTCTGGCGCATGAATCTGGTTAACCTTTCCGAATTCGACGAAAACGGCACCATGTACGACTACTCTGCCGGACACATCGGAACCGATAAATCAGTGCCGCTGGTGGAAAAACTGCAGGCCGAGCTTGGCAATGATGAATTTACTTTCTACCCCGGTATTCAATACCGCCACCTGCTGGTCCATAAGGGTGGTGCCAAGAAGATGGAAGCCGGGCTGAACATTCGCCCGCCCCATGATCTGACCGACAAACCCATTGACGAAGACGTTCGCGAATTCGCCAAAAGCCCGCTCATGGACAAGCTGGTCCGTGATGCACTGGAAGTGCTTGCCGACAACGGCACTAAGGCTGTATCCATCTGGCCCTGGGGACAGGGACGACCGCTGATCCTGCCGCCTTTCGAAGAAAAGTTCGGAATGAAGGGTGCTGTAATTTCCGCAGTTGACCTGATCAAAGGACTGGGTAATGCTTCGGGCATGGAAGTAATCGACGTGGAAGGAGCCACCGGACTGGTGGATACCAACTACGAGGGCAAGGTCGAAGCGGCCCTGAAATTCCTTGAACATGGAGATTTCGTCTACGTACACCTTGAGGGCCCGGATGAATCCGGCCACATGGGCAGCGTGGAAGATAAAATAAAATCCATTGAACGCTTTGATTCACACATTGTGGCTCCTCTGCTGGAAAAATATCCGCTGGACAAAGCCAACTACGTGATCACCTGTGACCACTTTACCCCAATTGAAACCAGAACCCACGATGAAACCCCGGTTCCCTTCATCATGACTTCGCCGCGACTTATTCCTTCCGGAGAGAAATCATTCACCGAAGAAACAGCTGACCGGGCCGGAATCATTATCCCGGATGGACACGACTTCATGCAATGGGTTCTGAATAAGACAAGATAA
- a CDS encoding homoserine dehydrogenase: protein MQTVKLAIAGFGTVGTGLARILEENEDVIFARCGKKFEITSVLVRDVNKKRDFLPGPEVKFTADPDEFTSSPDVDIVVELMGGTTVAKEIVIKALKAGKHVVTANKHLLAEHGIELFEIAAQNKVGLYYESSVAGGIPIIQSIKESLAGNRIKSIVGILNGTANYILSEMSTNGLEFDTALAQAKELGYAEADPTFDIEGIDAAHKVCVLTRIAYGKDYPLSELPIEGITKVEGQDIRFAREFGYRVKLIGAVQDVGGKLEAGVFPALVKYTLLLARVGGNYNAVRVEGNAVGPAFFHGQGAGSLPTGSAVLADIMALAKTDTPDNTGFCNAPIEKANILPPELATSEYYFRFTVQDKAGVMAALSKCLAEHNISIAQAVQKGNPDDKDIPVVFTTHKASTKDVHAAIAEIDKMPFIAKPTMSMRILKG from the coding sequence ATGCAGACTGTTAAGCTTGCCATCGCCGGATTCGGCACTGTCGGAACCGGACTCGCCCGGATTTTGGAAGAAAACGAAGACGTAATCTTTGCCCGCTGCGGGAAAAAATTTGAGATTACTTCCGTTCTAGTCCGTGACGTGAACAAAAAAAGGGATTTCCTGCCCGGACCTGAAGTAAAATTCACCGCCGATCCTGATGAATTCACATCCAGTCCGGATGTGGATATCGTAGTGGAACTAATGGGCGGCACTACCGTGGCCAAGGAAATTGTTATTAAAGCCCTTAAAGCAGGCAAGCACGTAGTCACCGCCAACAAGCATCTTCTGGCCGAACACGGCATTGAACTTTTTGAAATCGCTGCCCAGAACAAGGTCGGCCTGTACTACGAATCCAGTGTTGCCGGCGGTATTCCCATCATCCAATCCATCAAGGAATCATTGGCCGGGAACCGCATTAAATCCATTGTCGGTATCCTCAACGGAACCGCCAACTATATTCTTTCCGAAATGTCCACCAACGGTCTTGAATTCGATACCGCACTGGCTCAGGCTAAAGAACTGGGCTATGCTGAAGCAGACCCGACATTTGATATTGAAGGCATCGACGCTGCGCACAAGGTCTGTGTGCTGACCCGTATTGCTTACGGCAAGGACTACCCCCTTTCCGAACTGCCCATTGAAGGCATCACAAAAGTCGAAGGTCAGGACATCCGCTTTGCCCGCGAATTCGGCTACCGCGTCAAACTTATCGGCGCAGTACAAGATGTAGGAGGTAAACTGGAAGCCGGAGTATTCCCGGCACTGGTCAAATACACCCTGCTGCTTGCGCGTGTCGGCGGCAACTACAACGCAGTCCGCGTTGAAGGAAATGCAGTAGGTCCCGCATTTTTCCACGGTCAGGGCGCTGGCTCACTTCCCACCGGAAGCGCAGTACTGGCTGACATCATGGCCCTCGCAAAGACCGACACTCCGGACAACACCGGATTCTGCAATGCTCCCATAGAGAAAGCAAACATCCTGCCACCGGAACTGGCGACTTCGGAATACTACTTCCGCTTCACAGTTCAGGATAAAGCGGGTGTTATGGCTGCTCTTTCCAAATGCCTTGCCGAACACAATATTTCCATTGCGCAGGCTGTGCAGAAAGGCAATCCAGACGATAAGGACATCCCGGTAGTCTTTACCACCCACAAGGCCAGCACCAAGGACGTGCATGCGGCCATCGCAGAAATCGACAAAATGCCCTTCATCGCCAAGCCGACTATGTCCATGCGCATTTTAAAAGGATAA
- a CDS encoding aminotransferase class I/II-fold pyridoxal phosphate-dependent enzyme, with translation MDKFPRVHRLPPYVFAKVNELKMQMRHEGEDIIDLGMGNPDLPTPQHIVDKLVEAAQKPANHRYSASRGIKGLRREMALWYKRRYGVELDYDQEVVVTMGAKEGLAHLALVMLSPGDVVFAPDPSYPIHPYASIIAGADVRRVPIGADRDFFEDLELAMRQTWPRPKLLIINYPHNPTGVTADIPFFEKIVDFAKENKLLVIHDLAYADFTFDGYEAPSFLQARGAKDVGVEFFSLSKSYSMPGWRVGFCCGNQEMVQALTRIKSYLDYGLFQPIQIAACHALSGPQECVREIMDIYQDRRDALCEGLQRIGWDVTPPKATQFIWAPIPEQFKDLGSVEFSKLLLRECKVAVAPGLGFGSYGDDHVRMALVENRQRINQAIRGMKDLFAKG, from the coding sequence ATGGACAAGTTTCCAAGAGTTCACCGGCTGCCCCCCTATGTGTTTGCCAAGGTGAACGAACTGAAAATGCAGATGCGCCACGAAGGTGAGGACATCATCGACCTTGGCATGGGGAACCCAGACCTCCCCACCCCGCAGCACATTGTAGACAAACTGGTTGAAGCGGCGCAGAAGCCCGCCAACCATCGCTACAGCGCGTCAAGGGGAATCAAGGGCCTCCGCAGAGAAATGGCGCTTTGGTATAAAAGAAGATATGGCGTTGAACTGGATTATGATCAGGAAGTGGTCGTTACCATGGGCGCCAAAGAGGGGCTGGCGCACCTGGCGCTGGTCATGCTTTCACCCGGTGATGTAGTTTTCGCACCGGACCCGTCTTATCCCATTCACCCGTACGCAAGTATCATTGCCGGAGCGGATGTAAGACGTGTTCCCATCGGTGCTGACCGCGATTTTTTTGAAGATCTGGAACTGGCAATGCGCCAGACATGGCCCAGACCGAAACTGTTGATCATCAACTACCCGCACAACCCCACCGGAGTTACCGCGGATATTCCGTTCTTTGAAAAAATCGTCGACTTCGCCAAAGAAAACAAGCTGCTGGTCATCCACGACCTTGCATATGCAGACTTCACCTTTGACGGCTACGAAGCTCCCAGCTTCCTGCAGGCTCGCGGCGCAAAAGACGTGGGTGTAGAATTCTTCTCCCTGTCAAAAAGCTATTCCATGCCCGGATGGCGTGTGGGATTCTGCTGCGGTAACCAGGAAATGGTACAGGCCCTGACCCGTATCAAGAGTTATCTGGACTACGGACTCTTCCAGCCCATCCAGATTGCGGCCTGCCATGCTCTTTCCGGCCCGCAGGAATGCGTCCGCGAAATCATGGACATCTATCAGGACCGCCGCGATGCTCTTTGCGAAGGATTGCAGCGTATCGGCTGGGACGTAACCCCGCCCAAGGCCACCCAGTTTATCTGGGCACCGATCCCGGAACAGTTCAAAGATCTAGGCTCGGTAGAATTCTCCAAGCTGCTGCTGCGTGAATGCAAAGTAGCAGTTGCCCCCGGACTCGGTTTCGGAAGCTACGGGGATGACCATGTCCGCATGGCCCTCGTAGAAAACAGACAGCGAATAAATCAGGCCATACGAGGCATGAAAGACCTATTTGCAAAAGGGTAA
- a CDS encoding isoamylase early set domain-containing protein, with product MALSKKFLKSKSVCKVKFEVEKDQVENGEAIYLVGDFNGWDQSSTPMKKLKNGKYTVTVDLETGRDYQFRYLAGDDIWFNDTEPDRTETTPYGDGENSVVSV from the coding sequence GTGGCTCTTTCCAAGAAATTTCTTAAAAGCAAATCTGTTTGCAAGGTTAAGTTTGAAGTGGAAAAGGATCAGGTGGAAAACGGTGAAGCTATCTATCTGGTTGGCGATTTCAATGGTTGGGATCAAAGTTCCACTCCCATGAAAAAACTAAAAAACGGCAAGTATACTGTGACTGTTGATCTTGAAACCGGGCGTGACTACCAGTTCCGTTATCTGGCCGGGGACGATATCTGGTTTAATGATACCGAGCCAGACCGTACTGAGACGACGCCATACGGAGATGGTGAAAACTCAGTTGTCAGCGTCTGA
- a CDS encoding branched-chain amino acid transaminase, whose translation MVQKAEKIWFDGELVNWDDAQVHVLTHTLHYGAGVFEGIRAYATVDGKSAVFRLREHVVRLFDSAKILGLTIPFTVEEIHDAILETLKVNGLKEGYIRPLVFIGDGVMGVHPGSNPIRVCIATWPWGAYLGEEALEKGIRVKTSSFNRHHVNAMMTKSKACGNYVNSILAKVEAVKDGYDEALMLDTAGFVSEATGENIFIVKDNIIKTTPLTSVLPGITRASLMKVARDLGYEVVEQLFTRDELYIADEAFFCGTAAEVTPICEVDNRVIGEGKRGPIGTLLQKEYFNAVKGGNDKYKGWLDYYEI comes from the coding sequence ATGGTTCAAAAAGCAGAAAAAATCTGGTTTGACGGTGAATTGGTCAATTGGGATGACGCACAGGTTCACGTGCTGACTCACACACTGCACTACGGTGCAGGTGTATTTGAAGGTATTCGCGCATACGCTACTGTGGACGGCAAATCTGCTGTTTTCAGGTTGCGTGAACACGTGGTTCGTCTTTTCGATTCCGCTAAAATTCTTGGTCTTACCATACCTTTTACTGTTGAAGAAATTCACGATGCTATTCTTGAGACCCTGAAAGTAAACGGTCTCAAAGAAGGTTATATTCGTCCCTTGGTTTTCATCGGTGACGGCGTCATGGGTGTTCACCCCGGCTCCAACCCTATTCGTGTTTGTATTGCAACGTGGCCTTGGGGGGCTTATCTTGGTGAAGAAGCCCTTGAAAAGGGTATCCGTGTTAAGACTTCTTCCTTCAACCGCCATCATGTAAACGCCATGATGACCAAGTCCAAGGCTTGCGGTAACTACGTCAACTCCATCCTCGCCAAAGTTGAGGCTGTTAAAGACGGTTATGATGAAGCTCTTATGCTCGATACTGCCGGATTTGTTTCTGAAGCTACCGGTGAGAACATTTTCATCGTAAAAGACAATATCATTAAAACTACTCCGCTTACTTCCGTACTGCCCGGTATTACTCGTGCCAGCCTGATGAAGGTTGCCCGCGATCTTGGTTACGAAGTAGTGGAGCAGCTCTTCACCCGTGATGAACTCTACATTGCTGATGAAGCTTTCTTCTGCGGTACTGCTGCTGAAGTTACCCCCATCTGCGAAGTTGATAACCGTGTTATAGGTGAAGGAAAACGTGGACCCATCGGTACGCTCCTCCAGAAAGAGTACTTCAATGCTGTCAAAGGCGGCAACGACAAGTACAAAGGCTGGCTGGATTACTACGAAATTTAG